CACACCCTGCCTACGAGAAAATCGAGAAACAGGCGGAAGACCACGAAGACGCGTTCATGCTCGCGTGTTTCCCGGACGCGTTCGGGATTCCGTCGCCCATCTCCTACTACACGGCTGAACTCCTCCCGTACCTCGAAGACGAGTTCGAGGCGTGGGAGCGACGCATGTGGGACCGAGGCTCGTTGCTCGAACGAAAAGGCCACCAATTCCACTTCTAACATGCGAAAATTCGTTTTCTTCGGCGGGAAAGGCGGCGTCGGTAAGACGACCATGTCGAGTGCATACGCAGTCAAATGCGCTCGTGCTGGCGTCTCGACACTGCTCGTCTCGACAGACCCGGCGCACAGCACCCGCGACGTGTTCGACCAATCGTTCACTGACACGCCCCAACCAGTCGAGGACGAACCGAACCTCGACGCCATGGAAATCGACCCCGAGACGGAGGTTCGGGAACATCTCATGGAGACGAAGCGAGCGCTGGGCGAACAGGTGAGTCCGGCGATGGTCAACGAAATCGACCGGCAGATAGAGATGGCGCACCAGACGCCCGGTGCGCACGAATCGGCGCTCTTCGACCGCTTCATCGACGTGATGCGGAACTCGGCGGAGTACGACCGTGTCGTCTTCGACACCTCGCCCACCGGCGGGACGCTTCGACTCCTCTCGCTGCCGGAGTACCTCGATGGGTGGATTCAGCGACTCCTCCACAAGCGAAAGCAGTCGGTGAAACTGTTCGAACGCGCGGCTATCGGCAACAACGAACCACGACGGATGATGGAGGGTGACCCGATTATCGCTCGGCTCGAACAGCGTCGTGACGACTTCAACTTCGCCAAGGAGACACTGCAGGACGAGGCTGCCTTCTTCCTCGTCGTGAACCCCGACGAACTCTCGATTCGAGAGACGAAGCGGGCGGTCGAACAGCTCGATTCGTACGGACTCGACGTCCGTGGACTCGCAGTCAACCGGTTGACTCCCGAACCCGACCCAGACGAACAGGGCAGAGGCGCGACGTTCTTGCGAGACAGAGTCAATACTGAACAGGAACGACTCCGCGAACTCCGCGACGACCTCACACCCCCGCTCGTGGCCGCAATCGAGACACGGGTCGCCGAAGTGAAGGGCGATTTCCTCGGTGAGGTCGCTGACGAGATTGAAGTTGGTGTGGAACTCTCCACAAATTGAGTAGTCATTACAATTGTCCGGCCGGATTGGTTCCCAAATCGGTACTGTTTTTCACCTACTAATCACATTCTATCCATTCCAAACTATCGTTAACGTTAAGGTAGACATTTTCGTGTCTCATGGTGGGGCAGAGTACCATGGTACAAGTTATATGGCTGGTCGTCACCGTATTGGCGCTGTTTACTGTCGGGTATTTCGGATACTCGAAGTACCTCTCACAGTTCGTCGAACTCGACGAAGGTCGTGATACGCCGGCGCACAAGTACGAAGACGGGCAAGAGTATGTACCGGCAAAGAAGCCGGTCTTACTGGGGCATCACTATTCGAGTATTGCAGGCGGGGCACCCATCGTGGGGCCAATTACGGCTGGTGTGGTGTGGGGATGGGTCCCCGCACTCGCGTGGATTGCTATCGGAAATCCGCTTCTCGGTAGTGTCCACGACTTCGTGTCGCTGTCGAGCAGTCTGCGACACGACGGAAAGTCTATCGGATACATCATCGGCGAGTACGTAGGCGAACGCGGCAAGAACATGCTGCTGTGGTTCGCGTTCCTCACCATCATTCTGGTGCTGGCGGTGTTCGCACTCGTGACGGGCATCGTGTTCGACGCGTACCCGAGCGCGGCGACGGCGAGTTTGCTGTACATCGCACTCGCGTTCGTGTTCGGTGTCTACCTGTACCAACTGAACCTCCCGTTCATCCCCGGGACGGTCCTGTTCGTCGCAGGTGTGTTCGCGAGCGTCTACGCCGGTATCCAGTTCCCACTGGTGCTGATTCCCGAAGGTGGGAGCACGTTCCTGCCGACGGTCATCAACCCGAACGTCTCCGCGTGGATTCCGATCATCATCATCTACGCTGCGCTCGCCAGTGCGCTGCCAGTGTGGATGCTGCTGCAACCGCGTGACTACCTCTCGTCGTTCCTGCTCTACGCAGGTGTTGGCGGAGCACTCCTCGCAATCATCGTTGGCACGTTCCTCGGAACCTCGTCCGAGCCGCTGGTCATCAACATCAGCGCGTACAACGGCTTCTGGGGTTCGACCGGC
The genomic region above belongs to Haloferax marinisediminis and contains:
- a CDS encoding ArsA family ATPase; amino-acid sequence: MRKFVFFGGKGGVGKTTMSSAYAVKCARAGVSTLLVSTDPAHSTRDVFDQSFTDTPQPVEDEPNLDAMEIDPETEVREHLMETKRALGEQVSPAMVNEIDRQIEMAHQTPGAHESALFDRFIDVMRNSAEYDRVVFDTSPTGGTLRLLSLPEYLDGWIQRLLHKRKQSVKLFERAAIGNNEPRRMMEGDPIIARLEQRRDDFNFAKETLQDEAAFFLVVNPDELSIRETKRAVEQLDSYGLDVRGLAVNRLTPEPDPDEQGRGATFLRDRVNTEQERLRELRDDLTPPLVAAIETRVAEVKGDFLGEVADEIEVGVELSTN
- a CDS encoding carbon starvation CstA family protein, coding for MVQVIWLVVTVLALFTVGYFGYSKYLSQFVELDEGRDTPAHKYEDGQEYVPAKKPVLLGHHYSSIAGGAPIVGPITAGVVWGWVPALAWIAIGNPLLGSVHDFVSLSSSLRHDGKSIGYIIGEYVGERGKNMLLWFAFLTIILVLAVFALVTGIVFDAYPSAATASLLYIALAFVFGVYLYQLNLPFIPGTVLFVAGVFASVYAGIQFPLVLIPEGGSTFLPTVINPNVSAWIPIIIIYAALASALPVWMLLQPRDYLSSFLLYAGVGGALLAIIVGTFLGTSSEPLVINISAYNGFWGSTGITPLFPMLFITIACGTISGFHSLVSSGTTSKQLNKETDARLIGYGGMIGEGLLATVALATLAVAGVTAGGGIGRALPNFADGGGIILTSFGIPAAYGAPFMALVLVSFLLTSTDTAVRLGRYMLEEIVGTPETQVEEYAIHRYVNPIIQGVPAYLLIASGSWLTLWQLFGGANQLLAALALTTATVWLANWDDSKQLISTGAPMVIMTGITTLGLLWVALHDNLYVKFIQGAEMTTVQTISAVVQIVLALVLIYIGISIVKMGYDNIQEVRDSPGAAVTDGGQTDD